In Pseudonocardia sp. DSM 110487, the sequence GCTCGACCACAGCACCGAGCACCCGCGGCGGGTTCGCGTCGACGCGCAGTGAAGCGACGAGGTCACGCACCCTGCCGATGCGCTCCCCGTCCGGCCCGAACACGGCGAGACCGACCAGGCGCGCGACGAAGACCCGGTCAATGCCCATGGCCGAGAGCCTAGGCTGAGAGACCCATCACCTCAGGGATCGTCGCCGCCCACGCCCGTGTCAGCATCGGCGCAGCCCGTGCCGCACTCGACGAGGAGTCGCCGAAGTGACCACCTCCCAGCTCCGCGCCCGCCGGTCCTGCCTCGCCGTGCCGGGATCGAGCCAGAAGTTCATCGACAAGGCCCGCACCCTGAACGCCGACCAGGTCTTCCTCGACCTGGAGGACGCCTGTGCGCCGCTGGCCAAGCCGGGCGCCCGCAAGACGATCGTCGAGGCGCTGAACGAGGGCGGCTGGGGCGAGAGGATCCGCGTGGTCCGGGTGAACGACTGGACCACCGAGTGGACCTACCGCGACGTCACCGAGGTCGTCGAGGGCGCGGGCGCGAACCTGGATGCGATCATGCTGCCGAAGGTGCAGACGGCCGAGCAGGTCATAGCACTCGACCTGCTGCTCACGCAGATCGAGAAGACGATGGGCTACGAGGTCGGGAAGATCGGCATCGAGGCGCAGATCGAGAACGCGCTGGGGCTCGTCAACGTCAACGCGATCGCCACGGCGTCACCGCGGGTCGAGACGATCATCTTCGGTCCCGCCGACTTCATGGCGTCGATCAACATGAAGTCGCTGGTGGTGGGGGAGCAGCCGCCCGGCTACGACGTGGGCGACGCGTACCACCACATCCTCATGAGCATCCTCATGGCTGCCCGCGCCCACGACAAGCAGGCGATCGACGGGCCCTACCTGCAGATCAAGGACGTCGACGGCTTCCGCAGGGTGGCCGGCCGATCGGCCGCGCTCGGCTTCGACGGCAAGTGGGTGCTGCACCCCGGCCAGATCGACGCCGCGAACGAGACCTTCAGCCCGCGGCAGGAGGACTACGACCACGCCGAGAACATCCTCGACGCCTACGACTGGTACACGTCCGAGGCGGGCGGCAAGCGCGGTGCGGCGATGATCGGCGACGAGATGATCGACGAGGCGAGCCGCAAGATGGCGCTCGTCATCGCGGGCAAGGGCCGGGCCGCCGGGATGGGGCGCACCGATCGTTGGACACCGCCAGAGGGCTAGTGTCCCGAACCGGCAGTCCACCACATAACTCGACGGCCCAGCTTCCCGCTGGGCGCACCGGCGATCCGGCCGAGTACGCCCGGTACGAGGCCGGCTCGCCGGCACGCCCAGCGGAAACCTGGATCCGCCGATTTATGCACCGGACTTCCGGTTCGGGACACGCGCCGAGCGGGCGCTTACTCCGGACAGGCGTAACTCGCTCATCCGTTCGCACCACTGGACGCGGTCGCTGACCGTAGGTGGACCGCTCGTCGCTGGTAAGGCGAGCCTCATCGCATCGCCCGTTAGTGTGAACGATCCGGGGTTGCACGCGACTGTGCGTGTTGGAACGGTGGCGCGGTTGGTGTACGACCCATCCCCCATATGGAGTTCCCCGCATGACGGACGTCATCGATCCGGCGGCGGTTCCGCCCCGGATCCATGAAAAGCCCGACCCTGCGGCAACGATGCCCTCCCGCCCCCCGCTGCTCGACGACACCGCTCCCCTGCAACGTGTCGCGGCACCGGCACACCCAGCTCTGCGTTCCCACTCCGAGTGGTTCCAGGAGGCCGGGCACGTCCTTGCACGTCCGCGACGCAGCCGCCGCCCCGCGGCGATCGTCGCGTTGCAGCTGGTCGAGCGCGACCGGATCGAGTCGCGATTCGGTCGCCGCGGCCTCGACGAGCTGATCGGCCAGGTCGCCTGGATGGTCGACGGCGAGCTGACCGACGCCGACCGCATGGGTTCCGACGGCCGCGGCGGTCTGCTCGTGCTGCTGTGGAACACGGCGCGAACCCATGTGCACGAGCGCCTTGAACGCGTGATCGGCAGGCTCGCCAAGCGCGAGCTGGTTGTCTACGGCGAGTTGGTGCGCGTCACGCCCGTCATCGGCTGGACGAGCGCGGTGGACGGGCCGCCCGCGCAGCGCCGCGACCTCGCGGCGATGGCGGGACGCGCGGGAGCCGCCGCCGACGCCGCCACGCAGCAGATGGACCTGGTGCCACGGCGGTGGACGCCGGCCCTGTCGGCCCCGCCGCACGAGGACGGCGCTCGTAAGAACACGCAGCTACGGACGGCGCTGCAGGTGATGGCGACGTTCGCGATCGGCATCGGGGTGCCGCTGGCCGTGCTGCTGGGCGCCGACCTGCTCGGCGTCGACCTGGCCATGCCCGCCTACTACGCCGTGATGGCGGCGCTCGTGTTCACGGCGACGGTCATCTGGATGGAGAACTTCCGGGCCCTCGACCCGCCGCGGCCACCCGAACGGCCCGCGTCGGCGTACCCGAGGGCGTCGGTGGTGATCCCGGCATACCTCCCCAACGAGGCGGCGACGATCATCGAGACCCTGCGGTACGTCCTCGCCCAGGACTATCCGGGTCAGCTGCAGGTGATCCTCGCCTACAACACGCCGCGCCCGATGCAGGTGGAGGAGGAGCTGCAGGCGATGGCCGCCACCGACCGGCGGCTGGTCGTGATGCGGGTGCCGTTCTCCACCTCGAAGGCGCAGAACGTCAACGCCGCCATGCAGGTCGTGAACGGCGAGTTCACCGCGATCTTCGACGCCGATCACCACCCGCGTCGGGACGCGCTCACCCGCGCGTGGCGCTGGCTCTCCCACGGCGCGGACGTCGTGCAGGGCCACTGCGTCGTCCGGAACGGGCAGGCGTCGCTGGTGGCGCGCACGGTGGCAGTGGAGTTCGAGTCGATCTACGCCGTGAGCCATCCCGGGCGGGCCAGCCTGCACGGGTTCGGCGTGTTCGGCGGATCGAACGGGTACTGGCGCACGAGCGTCCTGCACGGGACGCGGATGCGCGCCGAGATGCTCACCGAGGACATCGACTCGTCGATCCGGCTGATCCTGCACGGGCACACCGTCGTCAACGACCCGGGGTTGCTCTCCTACGAGCTGGCCCCCGCGACGTTCGGCGCGCTGTGGCACCAGCGCATCCGGTGGGCACAGGGCTGGTTCCAGGTGGCGCGGCGCCACCTGGAGGACGGGCTGCGCAGCGACAACCTGACGGTGCGCAACCGCTTGGGCATGGCGTTCCTGCTCGGGTGGCGCGAGGCCTACCCGTGGATCTCGCTGCTCATCCTCCCGGTGCTCGCGTTCATGGCGTGGCGGGCGGGCGGCGTCACTGAGCTGGACTTCCTCGTGCCGAGCCTGGTGCTGTCCTCGATCTACACGTTCTCGATCGGCCCGGCGCAGGCGCTGTTCGCGTGGCGGCTGGCCGCGCCCGAGGTCCGTCGGCACCGCCGGTGGTTCCTCGGCTACCTGCTGCTGGCGCCGGCCTACACCGAGCTGCGCAACACCATCGCCCGGGTGGCACAGCTCAAGGAGCTCACCGGTGAGCGTCGTTGGGTGATCACGCCCCGCCCGGTCGCCGAGGCGAGGTCGTGACGGCTCCGGCTCCGGCGGCGAAGAAGAGTTCCGAGCGGTTCGCCCTCGACGGGTACCGCGCCGTGGCCGCGGTCGCGGTGCTCACGTTCCACGCCTACCAGTACAACCGCCTCCGGTACTGGCCGCTCGAGGGCACCGTGTGGCACGACCTGATGCTCTAC encodes:
- a CDS encoding CoA ester lyase gives rise to the protein MTTSQLRARRSCLAVPGSSQKFIDKARTLNADQVFLDLEDACAPLAKPGARKTIVEALNEGGWGERIRVVRVNDWTTEWTYRDVTEVVEGAGANLDAIMLPKVQTAEQVIALDLLLTQIEKTMGYEVGKIGIEAQIENALGLVNVNAIATASPRVETIIFGPADFMASINMKSLVVGEQPPGYDVGDAYHHILMSILMAARAHDKQAIDGPYLQIKDVDGFRRVAGRSAALGFDGKWVLHPGQIDAANETFSPRQEDYDHAENILDAYDWYTSEAGGKRGAAMIGDEMIDEASRKMALVIAGKGRAAGMGRTDRWTPPEG
- a CDS encoding glycosyltransferase family 2 protein; translation: MTDVIDPAAVPPRIHEKPDPAATMPSRPPLLDDTAPLQRVAAPAHPALRSHSEWFQEAGHVLARPRRSRRPAAIVALQLVERDRIESRFGRRGLDELIGQVAWMVDGELTDADRMGSDGRGGLLVLLWNTARTHVHERLERVIGRLAKRELVVYGELVRVTPVIGWTSAVDGPPAQRRDLAAMAGRAGAAADAATQQMDLVPRRWTPALSAPPHEDGARKNTQLRTALQVMATFAIGIGVPLAVLLGADLLGVDLAMPAYYAVMAALVFTATVIWMENFRALDPPRPPERPASAYPRASVVIPAYLPNEAATIIETLRYVLAQDYPGQLQVILAYNTPRPMQVEEELQAMAATDRRLVVMRVPFSTSKAQNVNAAMQVVNGEFTAIFDADHHPRRDALTRAWRWLSHGADVVQGHCVVRNGQASLVARTVAVEFESIYAVSHPGRASLHGFGVFGGSNGYWRTSVLHGTRMRAEMLTEDIDSSIRLILHGHTVVNDPGLLSYELAPATFGALWHQRIRWAQGWFQVARRHLEDGLRSDNLTVRNRLGMAFLLGWREAYPWISLLILPVLAFMAWRAGGVTELDFLVPSLVLSSIYTFSIGPAQALFAWRLAAPEVRRHRRWFLGYLLLAPAYTELRNTIARVAQLKELTGERRWVITPRPVAEARS